The sequence ATGGACAATTACGAATGGTCGCCCGACTCGCGCTACATCGCCTATACGGCCGTAAACACAACGGACGATTTCGGCGCGACAGCGGCCGTGCGAGTGTACGACGTGAACGAGAAGAAGATACATGCAGTAACCGATCCCCTATTCTCTTGCTTCACTCCGACGTGGGATCCGCAAGGCAAATGGTTGTACTTCATATCCGCGCGGTACATGAACCCCTACGGTTCGGCCAACGACTGGAGCTTCATCATCCTCGAACCCGATCAGATTTTCGGATTGGCGCTGGATCCGGAAACGATGAGCCCGTATGCCTATTATGAAGACGGAACTCCCCCGGACAAGGAGAAAGACGGCAAGGACGAGAAAAAGGATGACAAGAAAAAAGACGAGGAAGAGAAAGAAGATGAAGAGAAGAAGGCCGTCGAGGTGAAAATCGTCTGGGATGGTTTGCAGGACCGGCTCGTGAAATTCCCGGTGGAACCGGGCAACTATTTCGGGTTGTGGGCGATTGAGGGCAAACTGTATTTCGCTGCGTCCAAGCCGCGCGGTTGGAGACCGCAGAAGGATGACGACGAAGACGGTGCTGTACTCAAGCTATTCGACGTCAAGAAGACGAAAACCAGTGACGTGATGTCGGGCGTACAAGCCTACACGCTTTCGGGGGATCGAAAGAAGATCGCCGTGCGCACGAAGGATGGATTTCAGGTGATGGACGCGGGCGCGACCGAGCCTCCCGAACCGGACAAAGACGACAAGGACGCGGGATTGCACCTCGAAGACTGGATATATGACGTAGACCCACGAGTCGAGTGGCGGCAGATCTTCGACGAAGCCTGGCGGTTGGAACGGGATTTCTTCTACGCTCCCAACATGCACGGAGTGGACTGGAAGGCCCAACGCGAACACTATGGCTCCCTGCTGAACCGAATTCGTACGCGCGACGAGTTGAACGATCTGATCGGGCAACTCATCGGCGAACTCAGCGCCGGACACACCTACACTTGGGGCGGTGACACGGAGAAGAGCCGCTCGGTCGGCGTGGGACTGCTCGGCATTGACGCCAGCCGCACTCCCGAAGGATTCTACCGGATTGACCGCGTGCTGAAAGGCGAGTCGTGGGATCCGAAACGCACAAGCCCGCTAACGCAGGTCGGGATGAACGTGAAGGACGGCGAGTATCTGGTGGCGGTGGATGGAATGCCGACGAGCAGCGTTTCCAATTACCTGCAACTTCTGAACAATAAGGCTGGACGCGTGATTACGGTCTCGATCAACGACCGGCCGTCTCTGGAGGGAGCGCGGAAACTGGTGGTGAAGCCGATGGGATCGGAGAACGATTTGCGCTACTGGGACTGGGTGTATGGGCGGATGCAGTACGTGCGCGAGCATGCCGGCGACGACATCGCCTACGTTCATCTTTCCAACATGGGGAGCGACGGGCTGGAGCAGTGGATGAAAGAATATTACACTCAGGCCGACAAAAAGGCGCTGATCATAGACGTTCGCCATAACGGCGGCGGGAATATCGCCCGCTGGATTCTGAACGTCCTCGAACGAGACGTGTGGTCGTGGGGCACGGCCCGCAACGGAATGCGCTATCGCAGTCCGGGGAGCGGATTTTACGGACACATCGCCACACTCTGCAACGGCGGCACCGGGTCGGACGGCGAAACGTTCTCGGAAGGATTCAAGCGGCTGGGACTCGGGAAACTCATCGGTGAGCGCACGTGGGGCGGCTGGGTCGGTATCCGCGGCGATAAGCCGCTGCTCGACCACGGTACGATTACCCGGCCGGAGTTCACCGGATGGGGCAAAGAAGGAACGTGGCTGATCGAGGGACCGGGCGTGTATCCCGACGTGGAAGTGGTGAACCATCCGAAACAGGTACTCGAAGGCCGCGATGAGCAGCTGGATTATGCGATCGGCCACTTGCGGGACTTGATGAAAAAGGAGCCGAAGGTCAAGCCGCCGATGCCGCCGTTCCCGGACAAGTCGGCGAAGGGAGATAAAAAATAGGGAAGACGGACGAAAGCGACTCTTACGGATACTCCCCCCTTTGATTCCCCCACAAAGTAGGGGGAGATCGAAAAGCGGCGGGGCGAACCGGATGGTTCGCCCCGCTTTTTCTTTCAGAACTGTCCTTCCGAGCCTTCGGCACGTCAGGACGGTTCAAGACGTTTGTCGCGAATTACTTCAGCAGCATCATCTTCTTGATGTCGGTAAAGGAACCGGCTTCCAGACGATAGAAGTAAACGCCGGCGGGCAGCTCGGACGCATCAAAGCTGCGAGCGTAGACTCCGGCGGGGAGAGTTCCCTGAGCCAGCACGGCCATTTCCTGACCGAGCAGATTGAATACGGCCAGCCGAACCTCGGCAGTCACCGGCAGCGCAAAGCGAATCTCAGTGGACGGATTGAACGGATTCGGATAGTTCTGCGCGAGCGCGAACTCGGTGGGCAGACCGTACTCCGGTATGTCGGCATCAAGGACGCCTTCGGCGCGGATGACGATATTCGCGGTCGGTAGATTGGCCGAGTTGTTGGTCACCCGGAACAAGCCGTTGTAGGTTCGAACGGACGGCGGATCGAAAACCACATCCACCGAAGCGGAATCTGCGGCGGGTATCGTCAACGTGGTCGGATTGAACGTGAACGCGCTGGCGATGCCAATGGGCGAGACGGTCATCGCAGTGATTTCGAGATCCGCGCCGGTGCCCCTGTTATAAAACCACAGGGTGATAGTTTCGCTGCTGGAGATATCCACCGGTCCGAAGAGCAGGCTGTCGGGTTGCCAGGCGATTGAGGGTGGTGCGGGAGCGTCGTCCATATAGGCCTGGAGTAGCCAATTGCCGGTGAGGTCGGCTTCCCAAGCGCCGCCGAAGGACTCCCAACCCACATGGCCCATGTTCACGTTTTCGGCCGCGTTAGGCGCGCTGTTGTCCTTGCCGAAGGCAAGCATTCCGAACAGGTAGACGGCCGTGATGGAGTTGCTGTAGACCGGAACCGGCGGGGCGACGGCGAGGCGGTTCCAGCCCGAGACCGCCGTAAAGTCGTGCTCCCAGAGCGGCAATCCGGTCGGTTCACCGGTGGCGTCGTTGGCATAGATATGAACCGTAGCCGCGCCCGCTCCGGCGACGTACACACGGAGACTTTCCACCTGGGCAGGATATTCCGACGGACGGAAGACGACACCTTTTCCGGTTCCTTGCTCAAAGGTAACCTGTCCTTCGGCATCGCCGTTGTCGTCATAGCGGTACCAGCGAGGCAAGCCGCCGGTGAACATCCGGAGGTAGGTGGTATCGTTTAGAGCGCTGGCGTCATTGGGGGCGTCAATTACGCAGATCACAAAGTACTCACCAACCAGACTGGGAATGAACGTCTGG is a genomic window of bacterium containing:
- a CDS encoding PDZ domain-containing protein, with amino-acid sequence MHRGKWAFLYSLGIALCLLVTTVRAEDQLGYYRWSTAYGDQVVFVAENDLWTAPLPGGMARRLTTAPGEERYPLFSPDGKWIAFGGTYDGNMDVYVMPAEGGEPRRLTYHPSTDYPTGWTPEGRISFRSLRDPGPGVWRGYVVSLEGSYPEPLPIDEAGLITFEPGGDRVAYNQGVSNYIGYGWWKRYKGGMATEIWVGSLKTHDYRNVTNSDGNDTSPMWWEGRIYFMRDNDARMNIHSMKPDGSDIQQHTFHTEWDARWPTLADGKLCYSLGADIWVFDIAKNETRKIDITLPSDMLLARDKFVSPDDYTDDGALSSDGKRLLIAARGEMFTAPTERRGVIRQISHTVGAREKSVSFMPDDKEILAWSDHEGEEALYLYPADRIGDPKKVADGASGWNFPASVSPDGKWAVYGDCHRALQLVDIKTGKTTGIDGSSWEMDNYEWSPDSRYIAYTAVNTTDDFGATAAVRVYDVNEKKIHAVTDPLFSCFTPTWDPQGKWLYFISARYMNPYGSANDWSFIILEPDQIFGLALDPETMSPYAYYEDGTPPDKEKDGKDEKKDDKKKDEEEKEDEEKKAVEVKIVWDGLQDRLVKFPVEPGNYFGLWAIEGKLYFAASKPRGWRPQKDDDEDGAVLKLFDVKKTKTSDVMSGVQAYTLSGDRKKIAVRTKDGFQVMDAGATEPPEPDKDDKDAGLHLEDWIYDVDPRVEWRQIFDEAWRLERDFFYAPNMHGVDWKAQREHYGSLLNRIRTRDELNDLIGQLIGELSAGHTYTWGGDTEKSRSVGVGLLGIDASRTPEGFYRIDRVLKGESWDPKRTSPLTQVGMNVKDGEYLVAVDGMPTSSVSNYLQLLNNKAGRVITVSINDRPSLEGARKLVVKPMGSENDLRYWDWVYGRMQYVREHAGDDIAYVHLSNMGSDGLEQWMKEYYTQADKKALIIDVRHNGGGNIARWILNVLERDVWSWGTARNGMRYRSPGSGFYGHIATLCNGGTGSDGETFSEGFKRLGLGKLIGERTWGGWVGIRGDKPLLDHGTITRPEFTGWGKEGTWLIEGPGVYPDVEVVNHPKQVLEGRDEQLDYAIGHLRDLMKKEPKVKPPMPPFPDKSAKGDKK
- a CDS encoding T9SS type A sorting domain-containing protein codes for the protein SWAVRDPGGQYIFSDEVPAGPIAPDMFQTVTASQTFIPSLVGEYFVICVIDAPNDASALNDTTYLRMFTGGLPRWYRYDDNGDAEGQVTFEQGTGKGVVFRPSEYPAQVESLRVYVAGAGAATVHIYANDATGEPTGLPLWEHDFTAVSGWNRLAVAPPVPVYSNSITAVYLFGMLAFGKDNSAPNAAENVNMGHVGWESFGGAWEADLTGNWLLQAYMDDAPAPPSIAWQPDSLLFGPVDISSSETITLWFYNRGTGADLEITAMTVSPIGIASAFTFNPTTLTIPAADSASVDVVFDPPSVRTYNGLFRVTNNSANLPTANIVIRAEGVLDADIPEYGLPTEFALAQNYPNPFNPSTEIRFALPVTAEVRLAVFNLLGQEMAVLAQGTLPAGVYARSFDASELPAGVYFYRLEAGSFTDIKKMMLLK